The DNA window TCTGGCGCACAACCCAGCTCATCAAGATGCCTTGTATCGAGACTTAGAAACTTCTTCATATTCGAGATACATGACAACTCTGAAAATAATTGCTCATCTCCAAGCCTGTGTTCAAGAAGGTAGTTGCTGGGAGGTCACGAAGTTCTGGTTGGTGTCGAAGGAAGGCTTCGTCGCATATGTTTTTAATTCATCGACGGTGCCAATATTGAGAACCTCGACCATAGTTTCGACATGATGGGCAATTTGAAGTGATTGGATGAGTCCAGTAATTGAGCATGTGCTAGATATAAGCCAGTGGTTTAGCATCCATATGAGAATATCCCCAACCCAGTGATGGTGAACCAGGTGGTCAGCAAGCCAGTCCGTCGGGTAGTGCTCCCGTGATCACGGCAGTACCGGCAtactagttaataaatagtttcaACATGTGTTTTCAGCCTCAAGATAGCCACATTATCGTTATTGGCTAAAATCCCGTAATAGAGGAGTAATATTACTTTAGAAAATTTGTGGCTGGTTTTAGTGAAATAATTATGAGACATCGGAATTTCTTAACTAGGTCTGGTTGGATAAAACTAGCCTCAGCTGACGAGTTGTGTCAGCGCTATATTGTCCAAGTCGCCGCTTACAGTAGGAGGTTTCAAtgtaatataaaagaaagcCACAAACTCGCCAAATCCTACTCAACGGTTCAACACGGATTCTTTGTTCATTCCAACACTTGGCACCATGACCGCACGATTGTTCTCATTACTTGCGACATTGGCATCGCTGGCCAATATAGCGGCTTCTTCAACGCCGAAACCCCCAATTTGCATCGTCGGTGCTGGCGTATCAGGCCTCACGGCAGCAAAAGCTCTAGAGGCAAAGGGTCACAAGACAGTTATATTTGACAAACGTGATACTGTTGGCGGCAAATGTCAGTCACACTATGAAGAGTAAGTTCAACGTCCTTGTGCTTGTAGGTGAGTATTCATCTTAGAAATCGGAAACTGATACAGCGGGCTTCAAAGCGGGCAATTCTTCCCACTTGGCGCCGTTCTCTTTACAGAATCCCCTAGCTATGCAGAGACTTTCCAAGTCGTCAAATCCTCTGGGGCCAGTTTTGACACATTTGACCCCGCATATTCTTATGACTATAACCCAAACACTGGAGCCGCCGCTTTGATGCAGCCGCTAGGTCCTGCCACTATCCAAGCTTTACAGGAGGAGCTTGCACGTTATACTAGTGTTTGGCAAACCAAATTCGCTCCTTTTGGAGTTCCTGGCTATAAGGTGGGTTTATTAGTACACCGGTCTAATCATTACAGCGCAGTATTAACCCAAGTCTGCAGAATAGTGTGCCTAAAGAGTTTACAGTCTCTGCTAAAGACTGGCTCCTGTCGAACAAATTCCCTATTATAGCATCCATTATTAACAGGGGCGCTGGGAACTATGGATATGGCGACTACACTCAGATTCCTGCTGTAAGCAATATATATCTAGCACCTAGAGCTTCAACTATATAATGTACTAACATCACAGCTCTACTTCCTACAATTCTTTACTCCAGACATTATTGGGAGCTTTATTGGGACAGTTCAGCCTTATTATACCGGTATGTTACCATTTTTCAAGTGATATCCAGTATATTCGAAGCTAACCTATGCAGACTTTCATGATATTTTCAAACGTATGGCCAAAACTATCAAAGGGTCAATTAATCTTGGTGTTAAGATCAATTGCATCAGTGGGTATTCCATTGTTCAGTACTATGATAAGAGCTGATTAGTATAGGTCGAGGTTCTCAGCCAAGTATCACATATCGAAGCTCAAAAAGACAGTACACGAAAACACAGCACTACTCCGATATTATTCTTGCATTCCCTCCTACATATCAAGCTCTAAAAGAATCAGGACTGGATCTCTCAGCTGCAGAACGAAGTCTTTTTACGCAAGTTGGCGTCAACAGCTATTTCTCATCAGCAGTCCACATGAACAAGCTCGGCCACAACCTGACCGTATCCCAAGAACTGCCAGACCCTCTGACTCCTTTCAAAGCTAAAGGTCAACCTGTGTACATCGTCCCGTTGCACCCAGAGTCAAACATCATCAGCATTTACTCTGCAGATAATCCCGAGCATCCTAGCGTGTCCAGAGTCAAGGGTCTTCTTGTTCGTGATTTAAGCAAGATCAACAAAGACCTGGCAAACCCTCATGCTGTTAGCACAAAGATTAACACCGTGGATATACGCGCTTTCAGTGGAGAGATCGACTATTTCCCTCACCTAGGGTCCGAGGCATTAGTAGATGGATGGTATGAGAAGTTCAATGCTCTCCAAGGCAAGGATCACACATACTTCACTTCTGGACTGAATAGCTTTGAACTGGTTGAGTACACTATTCGGGCTGCTAGAGACTTAGTAGCGACGCACTTCTAATTGACAGTGCTTCATGTAATGTACCGGAGCGTTGTTTCGGGACAGTTATATGTTATTCTTCAAGATAGATTAGGGGATTATTGGTCAAGACAGGCATTTCAGGGACTCTGACCGTATTGTTTCGCTGATGTTCGAGAGGTTGAGCAGTGATTGGTTTAGACCAGGCTTTGTATGTAGTGATTGTAATTTGATACACAGTAGCGGTATGTCTTACGAAGTGCATGTAGTCTACTAACACTAATATCCCTTTGAAAGGCCTCCAACCCATTATCTTCTCTGCAATAGTATCATATCTGATACGAGAAAACCAGAGTAAAGACGACGAATAGAACATGATAGCAAGCACTACTAATCATTGCTGCTCAGAGTAATACCCCACCTTGTAACAATAATCAATCGAAGAAGACATAGGTTTCATAGTCTAGCTTTTAGAAGAGAATTCATCAAGTTTTCAATGGGCCTGTGATTTATATACAGACCGCCAAATTTCTCTAATTGTCTTGGGGGTACTTTGTGCCACCCTGCCTTCGAATCTCATCCATAATCTCCATGACGTGGATAGTTTCAGACCAAGGCATGATGGGACTCTCCTTTCGGCCAGCCTGTAGATCCAAGGCCGTGTTGTCTGCCTCAAATTGGAAACCTTGGCGGGGTTTCAAGCTCCATTCATAACGTTTGCCCTCAGGTTTAGCGCCTTCGGACCATCGTGGGTACACAACAAAGGCAGTGGGATGCGAAGGGGCATTCCCTTCTAGTTCAACGAATCCCTCAGTTCCCTCAATAGTCCCAAAGCAATGCGAGCCACCACGCGGCGAGCTTCCTGTCGAGGTGATTATTCCTTGTCGTCCACTGCTGGGGTAATGTAAGATGGCGCTGGTGCCCACTTCGACATGACCGTTGAATGACTGTGTTGCCATGACTTTGGGTTTTTCGCTACCAATATCGCTTCTTGCTGCCGCCTTTGTGCCACCTGCGGCAGGAGATGAAGGGTCAAGTGTCGTTATGGCCCAAGTCAGGGAGTAGATGCCGATGTCGAGCATGGTACCAGCGCCTAGCTCCAAGTTTTTGAGTCGTGAAGTCTCAGGCAAAGAATCCAGGTCCCAATGCGCATGGAAATCGCAGTTGGTTCGTGTAACGTCACCGATGACCTTATCATCGTAGAGTTGCTTTCTGAGCTCGGAAATCATAGGCCGGTGACGAAGCCACATGGCTTCAGCAACATAGACTCCTTTAGCCTTTGCAGCGTCGAAAACCATACGAGCCTCGCGAGCATTAATTGTAAAAGCTTTCTCACATAGAACATTCTTTCCAGCATTGATAGCTGCCATGCAATGACGGTAGTGGAGGCCATGAGGGCTACCGATGTAGATACAATCGATCATGGGATCATTGTAAAGCTCTTCGTATGTACCGTACAAGATAGGCTTTGTCTCGACGTTGGGCATGAAGTCGTCGACAAAAACTTGACCTTTTTCAACAGATGATGCACCGATTGCATGAATGACATGATTGGCTTTTGCATCTTCTCTGGGAGAGACGAGGTCTGAGACAAACCAGGATGAAATAAGGCCAGCAGCTTTGGTTTGATGTTAGGGTCATCGAATAATACATCATTTATAGAGTAAACACTTACTAAGGATGCCCCAACGGCAGGTCGGAATCCCTTGGTCTTCCATTTTTGTAATTTGATTGATATAATGCAAGGAATAAGAATTGAAGATAACTTGTTTgcgtttataatttataggtGCGAGGCGGGGTAGCACAGTCATCATTCCATTACGTCAATATTATCCGATTATCTGCTTCAATCACCAGCTCAAGGTAACAAGACAAGCAGTTTATATTCTTGGGCAAATCtgttattaatactaattagCCTTGTATGTAGTCTAGGAAATCTAAATTATTGCATGAATGATTGtaatatagaaatatctTTCTAATCTCCCGCCGCGTATGAAGCCAGGTGGCTGATGGTGCTGGATAAATACGCAGCTTATCCGACCATGCTCAGTGACCATCAATCTGAGACTTCTTTTAATCACAGGTCCACCACAAAGTGAGTTCTCATTCTTTCTCCATAAGTGTAAAAGAGCCATGGGACTGGCGTAAACAAAAGACAGATAAATCCAAGAACGCTGTTACCCCAGCCGAGTCCAAGGCTGTCATATAATGGTGATGCCGTGAGATCTAGGAATGCACCAAAGGGAGACCTAACCAAAAGGTTGGCAGCCATTGCCGAAGCAGCAGCCTCCGCCCCAAAAGCATCCACGAGGTAGATCTGTCCAGGAATAACCACAAAGAGAGAACCGAATCCAACAATGAATGTGCCCATGATTGGTACAATCCAGTGGACGCCGTACTTGGCCGCCCAGCCATATATGAAAAGGCCCAATGGCGTAATTGGACCTAACCACTTCATGAGAATAAGACGATCTTCGGGTCTGGCCGCACCACTCTTTTGCTTGAGCATCTTATCGCTGAGAACAGAAAATATAACCAGACCCAGTACCATGCCGATACCCAGGCCAAGATATGCCAGTCCAGCGGTGCCGGGGCTGAAGCCGTATACATCCTGGAAGACGGAAGGGAAAGTGGTAAAGAGTAAGAAGATTAGGCCAAAGAGGATACCAGTGTAGAAGGAAATGAGTAAAACGATGGGTGAAAATATGAGAAGCTTGAGTGGGCGGACGATGGCTCGAGCAAGCATTTGTTTTGGTGTCTCATTTCGGGTCAACTTTGGGACAAGTTTATCGTTTCCCGTCTCCATTCGAGCTTTTTTAGCTTTCTTTTGGAGAAGTATTGTGTAATTTGTTTCGCGCATCAACACCACCGTCGCAACTCCAATTAATCCTGACTATGTCACACTGTTAGCAGCTATCAGAAGGATTGTCCAGCGGGACACGGCTTACAAATATTAGGATAATGCGGAATGTCCATCGCCAGCCAACATTCTCAGACACAAAGCCTCCTATAATAGGACCAATCACCTGCAGCACATGTTAGACTAGTGATGATAGCCACCAAAATAAAGACGTACAGGGCCGAGTAAAGGTCCCACGGTGAAGAGAGCCATTGCTCTACCACGCTCCTCTTGTGGAAACAAGTCTGCTACTGTGCCACCTCCGATACTCATCGGACCAGAGGCTGCACAGCCGCATATGATTCGGAAGACTAGGAACATGGCGACATTTGTACTGAAAGCACAGCCGATGGTGAATGCAACGTAGACGAAATTGCAGCCATAGTAGATTATAAGACGGCCATAAAGCTCTGACAGAGGTGCGAGAAGAAGTGGACCAAGAGCGAAGCCTAGCACATACAGGCTGACTGTCATGGCTGTGACGGTGGAGTTTGTGATTTTGAACTCTGTGGCCAGCTCTTCTGCTCCAGGTGCGAACATGGTGGCAGCAAGATTGCTAGAGCCGATGGTTAGTCAATTGCGCACTTTTGCAACAGTGGAAAGTGATATTGCTTACGCTGCAAGAGTGAATAAACTGACAATGACTAGGTGAATGTTTTTCTGAGTCTTGGGCCAATTGAGTGGATGCTTGGGATCATCAGGGCCATCCCAATCaacaatatttgggtctgcaGGCTCATCGACCATTGTACCAGTGGAAGACGAAGGCTTCTCGAATGCACCGCCAACACTGATGCCATTGTTTCCTCCTCCAGCCTCTAGCTGGGAATCATCCGGAGCCGCAACAGCTGAACCTGTTGTCGCCATTACTGCCGATGTTGTTTGATGTAAGTTGATGTTGTCGTGGAGGTGCAGACTGTATGCGGTGACTCGACTTTCAGTGGAGATCTGGTCTTATAAACGATAAAGTACGATACTGCTTACAAAATTTGAATGTTATTGTCTTGTC is part of the Fusarium poae strain DAOMC 252244 chromosome 4, whole genome shotgun sequence genome and encodes:
- the FSA7 gene encoding MFS transporter fsa7 (TransMembrane:12 (i72-92o112-131i138-159o165-186i198-216o228-248i297-322o342-361i381-400o406-425i430-450o470-493i)), giving the protein MATTGSAVAAPDDSQLEAGGGNNGISVGGAFEKPSSSTGTMVDEPADPNIVDWDGPDDPKHPLNWPKTQKNIHLVIVSLFTLAANLAATMFAPGAEELATEFKITNSTVTAMTVSLYVLGFALGPLLLAPLSELYGRLIIYYGCNFVYVAFTIGCAFSTNVAMFLVFRIICGCAASGPMSIGGGTVADLFPQEERGRAMALFTVGPLLGPVIGPIIGGFVSENVGWRWTFRIILIFSGLIGVATVVLMRETNYTILLQKKAKKARMETGNDKLVPKLTRNETPKQMLARAIVRPLKLLIFSPIVLLISFYTGILFGLIFLLFTTFPSVFQDVYGFSPGTAGLAYLGLGIGMVLGLVIFSVLSDKMLKQKSGAARPEDRLILMKWLGPITPLGLFIYGWAAKYGVHWIVPIMGTFIVGFGSLFVVIPGQIYLVDAFGAEAAASAMAANLLVRSPFGAFLDLTASPLYDSLGLGWGNSVLGFICLLFTPVPWLFYTYGERMRTHFVVDL